One part of the Rhizophagus irregularis chromosome 25, complete sequence genome encodes these proteins:
- a CDS encoding uncharacterized protein (SECRETED:cutsite_VKA-QA; SECRETED:prob_0.5774); SECRETED:SignalP(1-26), translating into MATATELTVDARCEIQGKMGTIRFVGPTEFATGKWVGVELDEASGKNNGSVKGKHYFDCKPNHGVFVRASQIKFLNSAVNSPQSQVPSFAPPNDPNISNGRSILRPPSIVGNMRINTSGIPNHNRKGPNSPTMGRFSSRGLNSPTFSRNSDASGIDIKRNDTELGFSSTEIEDEVEMNDEIYEEPLEHDILNESTTPAQKSEIQKYETPRSDITRHDMISTANPFSLQETSAAREQTVPLKEYEELRLKLKILENKRQEDREKIRETEKSRVEAEQFLSIKPKLQAKMGDMQQELKELRKQLKEVNMEKEMFESKYNEAVESMEMMTLDKEMAEEKAENLQHEVNLLKEKVEEISVDLNVFKQEGDMINGEARPAVEIIQLEKHNERLKEALVRLRDVSSEQEAELAKKIKNLEKELVSLQDIQVQHDQMKNQLKLSESAIEDLKNRLDDAMNAEDMLEQLTEKNLAQGERLEEMRIAIEDLEALKELNDELEENHIENEKQLQAEIDHKDILIREYLKRLEMSDETNADYENTIHQFRELVANLQSDLEQFRQKEESQYSESKNLSSQSQSMLDLNIKLQSRVLKAQAKQIDLELRKLDATQASENLAFVQPYLPDSYFRSEHDSIRCLLLLKRLVFKSELIIKQVDQIHNIPEKLNTTVPEELIAVCEFRQKLAWFSDIAKRLVSFVNACPVDTFLKMGQVYHDLVGTERRLNGIVDLLRKEDLKEADCIEDIQRSIAQLEHLAEIYLSNTKIDEADKLYAYSRGLDLNADTIAVSLGHLKQAVALACKDEEINVTEEIDKFNSDFFLPLQSLVSQSRSSKVMARKLIRRLDDMADQNAGLKSDLLTQFKICFTLSTKLTTFCQEVRKGIFAYINEKKDTKEELLLSGLQKTIHQVTENMLGTNELNMWDGCTKSLLSICQEISNLNNAINDPENTTYVVKGEAPWNIRAKEIKAEALVNAEMERKAQQQQEEIRELIKEKKLKDQLLQEANVKIELLEKRMENVKKQADMITALEQELQNSRKQETDFEEAMENLQQEIDSLEQQNKNFILLAGNIEDGAVPSRNTELKDEDNEDDLRMYADANPLENQRLASQIESLKFAIRYLRAENSHLKGKDALNALDWHLQPRRRRALRDQSEGELLKSVASEAKSLLKDFRTVSASPRIIDLTKTLENQKQWRPLKKTSEYQYQVQQSVMYTLQQRSNELKLKLRQLGKNNLHKPLKNDGNVIKPSIVGRIRLPVLSSNTVSSHPLSHNIKLKNPSDFEKIHTIFFLHIIAICTCTFVKAQAPTLLDRNKTGILGLFWKAARIGERLSPYVSLACIAMAISILLE; encoded by the exons ATGGCAACAGCAACAGAATTAACAGTAGATGCAAGATGTGAGATACAAGGAAAGATGGGAACAATTCGGTTTGTTGGACCTACTGAATTTGCTACAGGAAAATGGGTTGGTGTGGAGCTGGATGAAGCCTCGGGTAAAAACAACGGCTCGGTTAAGGGCAAACATTATTTTGATTGTAAGCCAAATCACGGAGTTTTTGTTAGAGCTTcacagataaaatttttaaatagtgcTGTTAATTCACCACAAAGTCAA GTTCCGAGCTTTGCTCCACCAAATGACCCAAATATTAGTAATGGACGCTCAATTCTTCGTCCGCCCTCAATTGTAGGGAATATGCGAATAAACACTTCAGGTATACCAAACCATAATCGAAAAGGACCAAATTCACCAACAATGGGAAGATTTAGTTCTCGTGGATTAAATAGTCCTACGTTTTCTAGAAACTCTGATGCAAGTGGCATTGATATTAAGAGAAACGATACTGAGTTAGGATTTTCATCTACTGAGATAGAAGATGAAGTTGAAATGAATGATGAAATTTATGAAGAACCTTTAGAACATGATATATTGAATGAGTCAACTACTCCTGCACAAAAATCAGAAATACAAAAGTATGAAACTCCTAGAAGTGATATAACGAGACATGACATGATTTCTACGGCaaatcctttttctttacaGGAAACATCAGCTGCCCGTGAACAA aCCGTACCTCTAAAAGAATATGAAGAGTTAAGATTAAAACTTAagatattagaaaataaacgCCAAGAAGATAGGGAAAAAATTAGGGAAACTGAAAAGTCGAGAGTTGAAGCGGAGCaatttttaagtataaaacCAAAGCTTCAAG ccaAAATGGGCGATATGCAGCAGGAATTAAAAGAACTTCGAAAACAATTGAAAGAGGTTAATATGGAGAAAGAAATGTTTGAAAGCAAATACAATGAAGCTGTTGAATCTATGGAAATGATGACTCTCGATAAAGAAATGGCCGAAGAAAAGGCCGAAAATTTACAACatgaagtaaatttattgaaagaaaaagtAGAGGAAATTAGCGTAGATCTAAACGTTTTTAAACAAGAAGGCG ACATGATAAATGGTGAGGCAAGGCCCGCAGtagaaattattcaattaGAAAAGCATAATGAACGGCTAAAGGAGGCTCTTGTGAg ACTTCGAGATGTATCGAGTGAACAAGAAGCTGAGCTTgccaaaaaaatcaagaatttagaaaaagaactAGTTTCTCTTCAAGATATCCAag tTCAACATGATCaaatgaaaaatcaattaaaattatccgAAAGTGCAATAGAAGATTTAAAGAATCGACTTGACGATGCTATGAATGCTGAAGATATGCTTGAGCAACTtacggaaaaaaatttagcgCAAGGGGAG AGACTTGAAGAGATGAGAATTGCAATTGAAGATCTTGAAGCTTTAAAAGAGTTAAATGACGAGCTTGAAGAAAATCATATTGAGAACGAGAAACAGCTTCAAGCTGAAATCG ATCATAAAGATATTCTTATTCGTGAATATCTGAAACGTCTTGAGATGTCGGATGAGACTAATGCAGATTATGAAAATACAATACATCAATTCCGTGAATTGGTTGCTAATTTACAAAG TGATCTAGAACAATTCCgacaaaaagaagaaagtcAATACTCGGAATCAAAGAACCTCAGTAGTCAATCACAATCTATGCTTGATCTAAATATCAAGTTGCAATCTAGAGTTCTGAAAGCTCAAGCAAAACAGATTGATTTAGAACTTCGAAAATTGGACGCAACTCAAGCATCAGAGAATTTGGCATTTGTACAG ccGTACTTGCCAGACTCTTACTTTCGCTCGGAGCATGATTCTATTCGTTGCTTGCTTCTGTTAAAACGTCTTGTTTTCAAATCTGAATTAATTATCAAGCAAGTCGaccaaattcataatattccagaaaaattaaatacaacgGTTCCCGAAGAATTAATTGCTGTTTGCGAA ttcCGACAAAAACTTGCCTGGTTTTCCGATATAGCTAAACGTCTTGTTTCATTCGTTAATGCTTGCCCTGTTGATACTTTCCTTAAAATGGGTCAAGTTTATCATGATTTAGTCGGAACGGAGCGTcg ACTTAATGGAATAGTCGATCTTTTGAGAAAAGAAGACCTCAAAGAAGCTGATTGTATTGAAGATATTCAAAG ATCCATCGCCCAACTTGAGCACCTTGCAGAAATATACCTTTCCAACACTAAAATTGACGAGGCAGATAAATTATATGCTTATAGTAGAGGTTTAGACTTGAATGCAGATACCATTGCGGTTTCTCTTGGTCATCTTAAACAAGCTGTTGCCCTTGCTTGTAAAGACGAAG AAATTAACGTAACCGAAGAAATCGATAAATTTAATTCCGATTTCTTCTTACCGCTTCAGAGTTTAGTTTCGCAATCTAGAAGTAGTAAAGTTATGGCAAG aaaattaatcCGTAGACTGGATGACATGGCGGATCAAAATGCAGGATTAAAATCCGATCTTCTTACACAATTCAAGATTTGTTTTACATTAAGTACAAAGTTGACTACTTTCTGTCAGGAG GTTCGAAAGGGCATCTTCGCATATATTAATGAGAAGAAAGATACAAAAGAGGAATTGTTACTTAGTGGCTTACAAAAAACTATTCATCAAGTTACCGAGAATATGTTAGGAACcaatgaattaaatatgtgGGACGGATGCACTAAGTCGCTGCTTTCGATATGTCaagaaattagtaatttaaataatgcaaTTAATGACCCAGAAAATACTACTTATG TTGTAAAGGGAGAAGCTCCTTGGAATATCAgagcaaaagaaataaaagccGAAGCGCTTGTCAATGCCGAAATGGAACGTAAAGCTCAACAGCAACAGGAGGAGATACGTGAATTAATCAAagagaagaaattaaaa gaTCAACTCTTGCAAGAAGCTAATGTCAAAATAGAGCTATTAGAGAAACGTATGGAAAACGTAAAGAAACAG GCCGATATGATTACTGCCTTGGAACAAGAACTTCAAAATTCAAGAAAACAGGAGACAGACTTTGAAGAAGCTATGGAAAATCTTCAACAAGAAATTGATTCTTTGGagcaacaaaataaaaattttatattacttgcTGGAAATATTGAAGACGGAG ctGTTCCTTCTCGTAATACTGAATTAAAGGACGAAGACAATGAAGACGATTTAAGAATGTATGCAGATGCTAATCCATTAGAAAATCAAAGATTGGCTAGTCAG ATCGAATCTTTGAAATTCGCTATTCGTTATCTTAGAGCAGAAAATTCTCATTTGAAAGGCAAAGATGCATTAAACGCGTTAGATTGGCATTTGCAACCTAGACGACGTCGAGCTCTTCGAGATCAAAGTGAAGGAGAGTTGTTGAAATCGGTGGCCTCAGAAGCTAAATCATTACTCAAG GATTTCCGAACTGTAAGTGCGTCACCTCGAATTATTGATCTTACCAAAACGttagaaaatcaaaaacaaTGGAGACCTTTAAAGAAGACTTCAGAATATCAGTATCAGGTACAACAATCGGTCATGTATACTTTACAACAACGAAGCaacgaattaaaattaaagcttCGACAACTTGGAAAAAACAATTTACATAAGCCTTTAAAg AATGATGGCAATGTGATAAAACCTTCAATTGTAGGACGAATTCGTTTACCTGTTTTAAGTAGTAATACTGTTTCAAGTCATCCTCTTtcacataatataaaacttaagAATCCGTctgattttgaaaaaattcacactattttt tttttacatattatag CCATTTGTACCTGTACTTTTGTTAAAGCTCAAGCGCCTACTCTTCTCGATAGAAATAAGACTGG aataCTGGGTTTATTTTGGAAGGCTGCAAGAATTG GAGAGCGGTTGAGTCCATATGTCTCATTGGCCTGTATTGCCATGGCAATTAGTATACTTTTGGAATAA
- a CDS encoding uncharacterized protein (SECRETED:cutsite_VKA-QA; SECRETED:prob_0.5774); SECRETED:SignalP(1-26) translates to MSALFNFQSLLLVILLAICTCTFVKAQAPTLLDRNKTGILGLFWKAARIGERLSPYVSLACIAMAISILLE, encoded by the exons atg TCGGCATTATTTAATTTCCAAAGTTTGCTACTTGTGATTTTATTAGCCATTTGTACCTGTACTTTTGTTAAAGCTCAAGCGCCTACTCTTCTCGATAGAAATAAGACTGG aataCTGGGTTTATTTTGGAAGGCTGCAAGAATTG GAGAGCGGTTGAGTCCATATGTCTCATTGGCCTGTATTGCCATGGCAATTAGTATACTTTTGGAATAA
- a CDS encoding uncharacterized protein (SECRETED:cutsite_VKA-QA; SECRETED:prob_0.5774); SECRETED:SignalP(1-26), whose product MATATELTVDARCEIQGKMGTIRFVGPTEFATGKWVGVELDEASGKNNGSVKGKHYFDCKPNHGVFVRASQIKFLNSAVNSPQSQVPSFAPPNDPNISNGRSILRPPSIVGNMRINTSGIPNHNRKGPNSPTMGRFSSRGLNSPTFSRNSDASGIDIKRNDTELGFSSTEIEDEVEMNDEIYEEPLEHDILNESTTPAQKSEIQKYETPRSDITRHDMISTANPFSLQETSAAREQTVPLKEYEELRLKLKILENKRQEDREKIRETEKSRVEAEQFLSIKPKLQAKMGDMQQELKELRKQLKEVNMEKEMFESKYNEAVESMEMMTLDKEMAEEKAENLQHEVNLLKEKVEEISVDLNVFKQEGDMINGEARPAVEIIQLEKHNERLKEALVRLRDVSSEQEAELAKKIKNLEKELVSLQDIQVQHDQMKNQLKLSESAIEDLKNRLDDAMNAEDMLEQLTEKNLAQGERLEEMRIAIEDLEALKELNDELEENHIENEKQLQAEIDHKDILIREYLKRLEMSDETNADYENTIHQFRELVANLQSDLEQFRQKEESQYSESKNLSSQSQSMLDLNIKLQSRVLKAQAKQIDLELRKLDATQASENLAFVQPYLPDSYFRSEHDSIRCLLLLKRLVFKSELIIKQVDQIHNIPEKLNTTVPEELIAVCEFRQKLAWFSDIAKRLVSFVNACPVDTFLKMGQVYHDLVGTERRLNGIVDLLRKEDLKEADCIEDIQRSIAQLEHLAEIYLSNTKIDEADKLYAYSRGLDLNADTIAVSLGHLKQAVALACKDEEINVTEEIDKFNSDFFLPLQSLVSQSRSSKVMARKLIRRLDDMADQNAGLKSDLLTQFKICFTLSTKLTTFCQEVRKGIFAYINEKKDTKEELLLSGLQKTIHQVTENMLGTNELNMWDGCTKSLLSICQEISNLNNAINDPENTTYVVKGEAPWNIRAKEIKAEALVNAEMERKAQQQQEEIRELIKEKKLKDQLLQEANVKIELLEKRMENVKKQADMITALEQELQNSRKQETDFEEAMENLQQEIDSLEQQNKNFILLAGNIEDGAVPSRNTELKDEDNEDDLRMYADANPLENQRLASQIESLKFAIRYLRAENSHLKGKDALNALDWHLQPRRRRALRDQSEGELLKSVASEAKSLLKDFRTVSASPRIIDLTKTLENQKQWRPLKKTSEYQYQVQQSVMYTLQQRSNELKLKLRQLGKNNLHKPLKNDGNVIKPSIVGRIRLPVLSSNTVSSHPLSHNIKLKNPSDFEKIHTIFFLHIIGSLIAHFFSSRHYLISKVCYL is encoded by the exons ATGGCAACAGCAACAGAATTAACAGTAGATGCAAGATGTGAGATACAAGGAAAGATGGGAACAATTCGGTTTGTTGGACCTACTGAATTTGCTACAGGAAAATGGGTTGGTGTGGAGCTGGATGAAGCCTCGGGTAAAAACAACGGCTCGGTTAAGGGCAAACATTATTTTGATTGTAAGCCAAATCACGGAGTTTTTGTTAGAGCTTcacagataaaatttttaaatagtgcTGTTAATTCACCACAAAGTCAA GTTCCGAGCTTTGCTCCACCAAATGACCCAAATATTAGTAATGGACGCTCAATTCTTCGTCCGCCCTCAATTGTAGGGAATATGCGAATAAACACTTCAGGTATACCAAACCATAATCGAAAAGGACCAAATTCACCAACAATGGGAAGATTTAGTTCTCGTGGATTAAATAGTCCTACGTTTTCTAGAAACTCTGATGCAAGTGGCATTGATATTAAGAGAAACGATACTGAGTTAGGATTTTCATCTACTGAGATAGAAGATGAAGTTGAAATGAATGATGAAATTTATGAAGAACCTTTAGAACATGATATATTGAATGAGTCAACTACTCCTGCACAAAAATCAGAAATACAAAAGTATGAAACTCCTAGAAGTGATATAACGAGACATGACATGATTTCTACGGCaaatcctttttctttacaGGAAACATCAGCTGCCCGTGAACAA aCCGTACCTCTAAAAGAATATGAAGAGTTAAGATTAAAACTTAagatattagaaaataaacgCCAAGAAGATAGGGAAAAAATTAGGGAAACTGAAAAGTCGAGAGTTGAAGCGGAGCaatttttaagtataaaacCAAAGCTTCAAG ccaAAATGGGCGATATGCAGCAGGAATTAAAAGAACTTCGAAAACAATTGAAAGAGGTTAATATGGAGAAAGAAATGTTTGAAAGCAAATACAATGAAGCTGTTGAATCTATGGAAATGATGACTCTCGATAAAGAAATGGCCGAAGAAAAGGCCGAAAATTTACAACatgaagtaaatttattgaaagaaaaagtAGAGGAAATTAGCGTAGATCTAAACGTTTTTAAACAAGAAGGCG ACATGATAAATGGTGAGGCAAGGCCCGCAGtagaaattattcaattaGAAAAGCATAATGAACGGCTAAAGGAGGCTCTTGTGAg ACTTCGAGATGTATCGAGTGAACAAGAAGCTGAGCTTgccaaaaaaatcaagaatttagaaaaagaactAGTTTCTCTTCAAGATATCCAag tTCAACATGATCaaatgaaaaatcaattaaaattatccgAAAGTGCAATAGAAGATTTAAAGAATCGACTTGACGATGCTATGAATGCTGAAGATATGCTTGAGCAACTtacggaaaaaaatttagcgCAAGGGGAG AGACTTGAAGAGATGAGAATTGCAATTGAAGATCTTGAAGCTTTAAAAGAGTTAAATGACGAGCTTGAAGAAAATCATATTGAGAACGAGAAACAGCTTCAAGCTGAAATCG ATCATAAAGATATTCTTATTCGTGAATATCTGAAACGTCTTGAGATGTCGGATGAGACTAATGCAGATTATGAAAATACAATACATCAATTCCGTGAATTGGTTGCTAATTTACAAAG TGATCTAGAACAATTCCgacaaaaagaagaaagtcAATACTCGGAATCAAAGAACCTCAGTAGTCAATCACAATCTATGCTTGATCTAAATATCAAGTTGCAATCTAGAGTTCTGAAAGCTCAAGCAAAACAGATTGATTTAGAACTTCGAAAATTGGACGCAACTCAAGCATCAGAGAATTTGGCATTTGTACAG ccGTACTTGCCAGACTCTTACTTTCGCTCGGAGCATGATTCTATTCGTTGCTTGCTTCTGTTAAAACGTCTTGTTTTCAAATCTGAATTAATTATCAAGCAAGTCGaccaaattcataatattccagaaaaattaaatacaacgGTTCCCGAAGAATTAATTGCTGTTTGCGAA ttcCGACAAAAACTTGCCTGGTTTTCCGATATAGCTAAACGTCTTGTTTCATTCGTTAATGCTTGCCCTGTTGATACTTTCCTTAAAATGGGTCAAGTTTATCATGATTTAGTCGGAACGGAGCGTcg ACTTAATGGAATAGTCGATCTTTTGAGAAAAGAAGACCTCAAAGAAGCTGATTGTATTGAAGATATTCAAAG ATCCATCGCCCAACTTGAGCACCTTGCAGAAATATACCTTTCCAACACTAAAATTGACGAGGCAGATAAATTATATGCTTATAGTAGAGGTTTAGACTTGAATGCAGATACCATTGCGGTTTCTCTTGGTCATCTTAAACAAGCTGTTGCCCTTGCTTGTAAAGACGAAG AAATTAACGTAACCGAAGAAATCGATAAATTTAATTCCGATTTCTTCTTACCGCTTCAGAGTTTAGTTTCGCAATCTAGAAGTAGTAAAGTTATGGCAAG aaaattaatcCGTAGACTGGATGACATGGCGGATCAAAATGCAGGATTAAAATCCGATCTTCTTACACAATTCAAGATTTGTTTTACATTAAGTACAAAGTTGACTACTTTCTGTCAGGAG GTTCGAAAGGGCATCTTCGCATATATTAATGAGAAGAAAGATACAAAAGAGGAATTGTTACTTAGTGGCTTACAAAAAACTATTCATCAAGTTACCGAGAATATGTTAGGAACcaatgaattaaatatgtgGGACGGATGCACTAAGTCGCTGCTTTCGATATGTCaagaaattagtaatttaaataatgcaaTTAATGACCCAGAAAATACTACTTATG TTGTAAAGGGAGAAGCTCCTTGGAATATCAgagcaaaagaaataaaagccGAAGCGCTTGTCAATGCCGAAATGGAACGTAAAGCTCAACAGCAACAGGAGGAGATACGTGAATTAATCAAagagaagaaattaaaa gaTCAACTCTTGCAAGAAGCTAATGTCAAAATAGAGCTATTAGAGAAACGTATGGAAAACGTAAAGAAACAG GCCGATATGATTACTGCCTTGGAACAAGAACTTCAAAATTCAAGAAAACAGGAGACAGACTTTGAAGAAGCTATGGAAAATCTTCAACAAGAAATTGATTCTTTGGagcaacaaaataaaaattttatattacttgcTGGAAATATTGAAGACGGAG ctGTTCCTTCTCGTAATACTGAATTAAAGGACGAAGACAATGAAGACGATTTAAGAATGTATGCAGATGCTAATCCATTAGAAAATCAAAGATTGGCTAGTCAG ATCGAATCTTTGAAATTCGCTATTCGTTATCTTAGAGCAGAAAATTCTCATTTGAAAGGCAAAGATGCATTAAACGCGTTAGATTGGCATTTGCAACCTAGACGACGTCGAGCTCTTCGAGATCAAAGTGAAGGAGAGTTGTTGAAATCGGTGGCCTCAGAAGCTAAATCATTACTCAAG GATTTCCGAACTGTAAGTGCGTCACCTCGAATTATTGATCTTACCAAAACGttagaaaatcaaaaacaaTGGAGACCTTTAAAGAAGACTTCAGAATATCAGTATCAGGTACAACAATCGGTCATGTATACTTTACAACAACGAAGCaacgaattaaaattaaagcttCGACAACTTGGAAAAAACAATTTACATAAGCCTTTAAAg AATGATGGCAATGTGATAAAACCTTCAATTGTAGGACGAATTCGTTTACCTGTTTTAAGTAGTAATACTGTTTCAAGTCATCCTCTTtcacataatataaaacttaagAATCCGTctgattttgaaaaaattcacactattttt tttttacatattataggTTCGTTAATCGCTCATTTCTTTTCTAGTCGGCATTATTTAATTTCCAAAGTTTGCTACTTGTGA